The genomic window CAACTATGTCATTTGGTAATTTTGTTTTTTCACCTATATGGGGAGGTTTATCAGATAAGAAAGGGAGAGTTAAGTATTTAATTATAGGTCTTTTAGGTTATGGAATAAGTCAAATAGGATTTGGTTTTAGTAATAATTCTGTAGTAATAGTAGTATTTAGATTATTGGGAGGAGCTTTTATTACAGGATATTTAACTGTTTCTATAGCATATTTAACAGATATAACAACAAAAGAAAATAGACTTAAAATAATGGCATATTACGCAGCTTGTAATACAGTAGGAAATGCATTAGGTTCTTTGTTAGGAGGAGTTATTGGTAATACAAATTATAAGTTAACTTTTTTAACTCAATCTATAATTTGTATTATATTAAGTGGTGTTATATATTTTATGTTATCTGAAACTATTACTAATAATGGAGAAAAGGTAGTTATAAAATTAAATAGTTTTAGGTTTAGTAATAAAAATGAAAAACTAAATAAAAATTTAGTTTTAATACTTTTAATGGTAGTTATTTTTTATTTTTCATCAACAAGTTATAGCTCATCAATTAATTATTACATAGAATCTATACTAAGATTACCACCTTCATTTAATGGAGCATTTCTATCTATAGCAGGTATTTGTGGATTTTTAGGGAATTTAATTTTAACACCGTATATTGGTAAAAAATTAGATGATACAATAAGTTTTAAATACTTAACTATATTCTTAGGAATAACGTTACTTCTTGCAGCAGTAACAAAGAATACAGGATTATTTTTTGTTTGGATAATAATTTTTGTAACAATTGGAAGTATATATGTACCAATACAGCAAAA from Clostridium septicum includes these protein-coding regions:
- a CDS encoding MFS transporter, yielding MKEKSIRSLLILTIFISIALSMAHPVTPALIRELGLPSFMFGVFFATMSFGNFVFSPIWGGLSDKKGRVKYLIIGLLGYGISQIGFGFSNNSVVIVVFRLLGGAFITGYLTVSIAYLTDITTKENRLKIMAYYAACNTVGNALGSLLGGVIGNTNYKLTFLTQSIICIILSGVIYFMLSETITNNGEKVVIKLNSFRFSNKNEKLNKNLVLILLMVVIFYFSSTSYSSSINYYIESILRLPPSFNGAFLSIAGICGFLGNLILTPYIGKKLDDTISFKYLTIFLGITLLLAAVTKNTGLFFVWIIIFVTIGSIYVPIQQNIITRLTKENYGSLMGLQNSAKSMGMVLGSLFAGFIFDFGSKLPFLIASFVLIIGYIILTKFKLEVIDK